From Macaca mulatta isolate MMU2019108-1 chromosome 1, T2T-MMU8v2.0, whole genome shotgun sequence, the proteins below share one genomic window:
- the LOC144338699 gene encoding uncharacterized protein LOC144338699 has product MRRNPISVERSPTDATSVGKPSATAPHSASTSRCTQERSCLSAVNVGRPSSRAHTSLNTSESTDGRSPTNAMTAARHSATAHPSPNISETTLGRSPTNATSVAELSAGLLPSFSIRGSTQERNPIDVTSMAEPSARSPFSSNTRGFTPRKSPTGVIGVGNPSTTAPSSASTKGHTLGKSLTSVTIVESPLGRAPTSLSTEGSTQERSHMHAGTVERPLYTAPPLPSTRELTLDKPTPHVLGT; this is encoded by the exons ATGAGGAGAAACCCTATCAGTGTG GAGAGAAGCCCTACAGATGCAACCAGTGTGGGAAAACCTTCAGCCACAGCTCCTCACTCAGCCAGCACAAGCAGATGCACACAGGAGAGAAGCTGTCTGAGTGCAGTCAATGTGGGAAGGCCTTCCAGCAGAGCACACACCTCACTCAACACCAGTGAATCCACAGACGGGAGAAGCCCTACGAATGCAATGACTGCAGCAAGGCATTCAGCCACAGCTCATCCCTCACCAAACATCAGCGAAACTACACTGGGGAGAAGCCCTACGAATGCAACCAGTGTGGCAGAGCTTTCAGCCGGCTTGCTCCCCTCATTCAGCATCAGAGGatccacacaggagagaaaccctattGATGTAACGAGTATGGCAGAGCCTTCAGCCAGATCTCCCTTCTCATCGAACACCAGAGGATTCACACCAAGAAAAAGCCCTACAGGTGTAATAGGTGTGGGAAATCCTTCAACCACAGCTCCTTCCTCAGCCAGCACAAAAGGACACACACTGGGGAAAAGCCTTACGAGTGTCACGATTGTGGAAAGTCCTTTAGGCAGAGCACCCACCTCACTCAGCACTGAAGGATCCACACAGGAGAGAAGCCATATGCATGCAGGTACTGTGGAAAGGCCTTTATACACAGCACCTCCATTACCAAGCACCAGAGAACTCACATTGGATAAACCCACACCACATGTGCTGGGGACATAG